One window of the Solanum stenotomum isolate F172 chromosome 11, ASM1918654v1, whole genome shotgun sequence genome contains the following:
- the LOC125845554 gene encoding putative disease resistance RPP13-like protein 1 — translation MEIGLAVGGAFLSSALNVLFDRLAPHGDLLNMFRKHTDDVQLFEKLGDILLGLQIVLSDAEKKQASNQFVSQWLNKLQSAVDGAENLIEQVNYEALRLKVEGQHQNLTETRNQQVSDLNLCLSDDFFLNIKKKLEDTIKKLEVLEKQIGRLGLKEHFVSTKQETRTSVDVKSDIFGRQSEIEDLINRLLSEDASGKKLTVVPIVGMGGLGKTALAKAVYHDERVKNHFGLKAWYCVSEPYDALRITKGLLQETGSFDSKDVHNNLNQLQVKLKESLKGKKFLIVLDDVWNDNYNKWDDLRNHFVQGDTGSKIIVTTRKESVALMMGNEQISMDNLSTEASWSLFKRHAFENMDPMGHPELEEVGKQIAAKCKGLPLALKTLAGMLRSKSEVEGWKRILRSEIWQLPQNDILPALMLSYNDLPAHLKRCFSFCAIFPKDYPFRKEQVIHLWIANGLVPKDDGIIEDLGNQYFQELRSRSLFERVPNPSKGNMENLFLMHDLVNDLAQIASSKLCIRLEESKGSQMLEKSRHLSYSMGYGDFEKLTPLYKLEQLRTLLPICIDVNYCFLSKRVQHNILLRLRSLRALSLSHYRIKELPNDLFIKLNLLRFLDLSLTHIEKLPDSVCGLYNLETLLLSDCDYLKELPLQIEKLINLRHLDISNTWRLKTPLHLSKLKSLQVLMGAKFFLGGLRMEDLGEAQNLYGSLSVVELQNVVDKREAVKAKMREKNHVDKLSLEWSKSSSADNSKTERDILDELRPHKNIKEVEITGYRGTTFPNWLADPLFLKLVKLSLSNCKDCYSLPALGQLPSLKYLYIRGMHGITEVTEEFYGNLSSKKPFNCLEKLEFEYMPEWKQWHVLGNGEFPTLESLSIRNCPELSLETPIQLSSLKRFEVSGCRVGVVFDDAELLRSQLEGMKQIEELRIRDCNSVTSFPFSILPTTLKTISISYCRKLKLDPPVGEMSMFLDELRLEECDCMDDISHLRARSLSVYKCHNLTRFLIPTATERLYIWNCENLEKLSVACGGTQMTSLTIGCCWKIKCLPEHMQELLPSLKKLLLWDCPEIESFPQGGLPFNLEVLDITECKKLVNGRKEWRLQRLPCLRQLVIKHDGSDEEIVGGENWELPSSIQTLRLWNLKTLSSQHLKSLTSLQSLRIGGNLPQIQSMLEQGQFSQLTSLQSLKIRNLPNLQSLPESALPSSLSQLKISDCPNLQSLPLKGMPSSLSKLEIHNCPLLKPLLEFDKGEYWPEIAHIPTIQIDQECI, via the coding sequence ATGGAGATTGGCTTAGCAGTTGGTGGTGCATTTCTCTCTTCAGCTTTGAATGTTCTCTTTGATAGGCTTGCTCCTCACGGTGATCTTCTCAACATGTTTCGGAAGCATACGGATGATGTTCAGCTTTTTGAGAAGCTGGGGGACATTCTGCTTGGTCTTCAAATTGTGCTAAGTGATGCAGAGAAAAAGCAAGCATCAAATCAATTTGTGAGCCAGTGGTTAAATAAGCTTCAGAGTGCTGTGGACGGTGCTGAAAACTTGATAGAACAAGTCAATTATGAAGCTTTGAGGCTTAAAGTGGAAGGCCAGCATCAAAATCTTACAGAAACAAGGAACCAGCAAGTAAGTGACCTTAACTTGTGCTTGAGTGATGATTTCTTTCTTAACATAAAGAAGAAGTTGGAAGACACTATTAAAAAACTGGAGGTGCTGGAAAAGCAAATTGGTCGCCTTGGCTTAAAGGAGCATTTTGTTTCGACTAAACAAGAAACTAGAACTTCTGTGGATGTTAAATCTGATATCTTTGGTAGGCAGAGTGAAATAGAGGATTTGATTAACCGTTTATTGTCTGAAGATGCAAGTGGGAAAAAGCTGACAGTAGTACCTATTGTTGGAATGGGCGGCCTGGGTAAGACAGCACTTGCTAAAGCGGTTTACCATGATGAGAGGGTGAAGAACCATTTTGGTTTGAAAGCTTGGTATTGTGTTTCTGAGCCATATGATGCTTTGAGAATAACGAAAGGGTTACTTCAAGAAACTGGCTCATTTGACTCGAAGGATGTCCACAACAATCTTAATCAGCTTCAAGTCAAATTGAAGGAAAGCTTAAAGGGAAAGAAGTTTCTTATTGTTTTGGATGATGTCTGGAATGACAACTACAACAAGTGGGATGACTTGAGAAATCATTTTGTACAAGGAGATACAGGAAGTAAAATCATTGTGACGACACGTAAAGAGAGTGTTGCCTTGATGATGGGAAATGAGCAAATTAGCATGGACAATTTGTCTACTGAAGCCTCTTGGTCTTTATTCAAAAGACATGCATTTGAAAACATGGATCCTATGGGACATCCAGAACTCGAAGAGGTTGGAAAACAAATTGCAGCTAAGTGCAAAGGACTGCCCTTAGCTCTGAAGACACTCGCTGGCATGTTACGCTCCAAATCAGAGGTTGAAGGGTGGAAACGTATTTTGAGAAGTGAAATATGGCAACTACCACAGAATGACATATTACCAGCGTTGATGTTGAGCTATAATGATCTTCCCGCACATTTAAAGCGATGTTTTTCCTTTTGTGCAATATTTCCTAAAGATTATCCATTTAGGAAAGAACAAGTTATTCATCTGTGGATTGCTAATGGTCTCGTACCAAAGGACGATGGGATAATAGAAGATTTAGGCAACCAGTACTTTCAGGAGTTGAGATCAAGATCATTATTTGAAAGGGTCCCAAATCCTTCTAAAGGGAACATGGAGAATTTATTCTTAATGCATGATCTTGTCAATGATTTAGCCCAAATTGCATCTTCAAAACTTTGTATCAGGTTGGAAGAGAGCAAAGGATCTCAAATGTTGGAAAAAAGTCGGCACTTATCTTATTCAATGGGATATGGTGACTTTGAGAAATTGACACCCCTCTACAAATTGGAGCAGCTGAGGACATTGCTCCCGATATGTATTGATGTCAATTATTGCTTTCTAAGCAAGAGGGTGCAGCATAACATACTGCTAAGACTAAGATCCCTAAGGGCATTATCATTGTCTCATTACAGGATTAAGGAGTTGCCAAATGACTTGTTTATCAAATTAAACCTCCTCAGATTTTTGGACCTTTCTCTGACACATATTGAAAAGTTGCCTGATTCTGTTTGTGGATTGTATAACTTGGAGACACTTCTCCTGTCAGATTGTGATTATCTTAAGGAGCTACCACTGCAGATAGAGAAGTTGATTAACTTGCGTCATCTTGACATAAGCAACACTTGGCGCTTGAAGACGCCCCTACATCTGAGCAAGTTGAAAAGCCTCCAAGTGCTAATGGGTGCCAAGTTTTTTCTCGGTGGTTTGAGAATGGAAGATTTGGGTGAAGCACAGAACTTGTATGGATCTCTATCTGTTGTAGAGTTGCAAAATGTGGTTGATAAAAGGGAAGCTGTGAAGGCAAAGATGAGGGAGAAGAATCACGTTGACAAGTTATCTTTGGAGTGGAGTAAAAGTAGTAGTGCCGACAATTCAAAAACAGAAAGAGACATACTTGATGAGTTACGCCcacataaaaacataaaagaagtaGAAATCACTGGATATAGAGGGACAACATTTCCAAATTGGCTAGCTGATCCTTTGTTTCTTAAGCTGGTGAAATTGTCTCTTAGCAACTGCAAGGACTGTTATTCCTTGCCGGCACTAGGACAGCTTCCTTCTTTGAAATATCTTTACATTAGAGGGATGCATGGAATAACAGAGGTGACAGAAGAATTCTATGGCAATTTGTCCTCCAAAAAGCCTTTTAACTGTCTTGAGaagcttgaatttgaatatatgcCGGAGTGGAAGCAATGGCACGTATTAGGAAATGGAGAGTTCCCTACACTTGAGAGCCTTTCAATTAGAAATTGCCCTGAACTCAGTTTGGAGACACCCATCCAACTTTCAAGTTTAAAAAGGTTTGAAGTTAGTGGTTGTCGGGTTGGAGTTGTTTTTGATGATGCTGAGCTGCTTAGATCCCAACTTGAGGGGATGAAGCAGATTGAGGAATTACGTATTAGGGATTGTAACTCTGTTACCTCCTTTCCTTTTAGCATACTGCCCACTACCTTGAAAACAATATCCATATCTTATTGCCGGAAATTGAAATTGGATCCGCCGGTGGGTGAGATGAGTATGTTTCTGGATGAATTGAGACTGGAAGAATGTGATTGTATGGATGATATATCACACTTAAGAGCACGCTCTTTGTCTGTATATAAGTGCCACAACCTTACTAGGTTTTTGATTCCTACTGCGACTGAAAGACTCTATATTTGGAATTGTGAGAATCTTGAAAAACTATCGGTGGCATGTGGGGGGACCCAGATGACGTCACTGACTATTGGGTGCTGTTGGAAGATCAAGTGTCTGCCAGAACATATGCAGGAACTCCTTCCATCTCTTAAGAAACTGCTTCTGTGGGATTGTCCAGAAATAGAGTCCTTTCCTCAAGGAGGATTGCCCTTCAATTTAGAAGTCCTTGATATCACCGAGTGCAAGAAACTGGTGAATGGCAGAAAGGAGTGGCGTTTACAGAGACTCCCCTGTCTCAGACAGTTAGTGATCAAACATGATGGCAGTGACGAAGAGATTGTTGGTGGTGAGAATTGGGAGTTGCCTTCCTCTATTCAAACACTTAGATTATGGAATCTGAAAACATTAAGCAGCCAACATCTCAAAAGCCTCACCTCTCTTCAATCTCTACGTATTGGGGGTAATTTACCTCAAATTCAGTCAATGCTGGAACAAGGCCAGTTTTCGCAACTCACTTCGCTTCAAAGTCTAAAAATCAGGAATTTACCTAATCTCCAATCACTTCCTGAATCAGCACtgccctcctccctctctcagcTGAAGATATCCGATTGCCCTAATCTCCAATCTCTTCCATTAAAAGGGATGCCTTCTTCCCTCTCTAAACTAGAAATTCACAACTGCCCATTGCTCAAACCCCTACTAGAATTTGACAAGGGGGAATACTGGCCAGAAATTGCTCATATCCCCACCATACAGATTGATCAGGAATGCATTTAA